A section of the Orenia marismortui DSM 5156 genome encodes:
- a CDS encoding FxsA family protein — MFRLILLFTIIPLIELTLLIKMSYYMGIVYTISLVATTGIIGAFLAKKQGTSVLKEINHSLSQGIMPADRLIDGLLILIGSAFLITPGLLTDLVGFSCIIPFTRKRVKILTKGRLNKIIRSGRFQFFSFNQEEDRSIDIIKDE; from the coding sequence ATGTTTAGATTAATTTTATTGTTTACTATTATCCCATTAATAGAATTAACTTTATTAATTAAAATGAGCTATTATATGGGAATAGTATATACCATTTCTTTAGTAGCTACCACTGGAATAATTGGAGCTTTCTTAGCTAAAAAACAAGGCACTTCTGTTCTAAAAGAGATCAATCATTCTCTATCACAAGGAATAATGCCTGCTGATAGATTAATAGATGGTTTGTTAATCTTAATCGGTAGTGCATTCTTAATTACTCCTGGCTTGCTAACTGATTTAGTTGGATTCTCATGTATAATCCCCTTTACTAGAAAGAGAGTCAAGATTTTAACCAAAGGTAGATTAAATAAAATTATTAGATCAGGTAGATTCCAATTCTTCTCCTTTAATCAAGAGGAAGATAGAAGTATTGATATTATTAAAGATGAATAA
- a CDS encoding DUF3656 domain-containing U32 family peptidase translates to MYNYRSKQVELLSPVGNWDSLYAAVQNGCDAVYLGGKSFNARENADNFSLEELKEVFDYAHIRGVKVYLTVNTLYKDSEVADVLEFIEKIYHYGVDAVILQDLGVARLVSLNFPDLELHASTQLTIHNLEGARYLEELGFSRVVVARELSIPEIKEIAEGSNLEVESFVHGALCISYSGQCLMSSLIGGRSGNRGRCAQPCRLPYTLVDLENEGVVSEEFTKKHLLSPKDINTLEIIPELIDAGISSFKIEGRMKRAEYTALITEKYRKYLDQSLAVQETKYQVKEEDQEEVKQIFNRGGFIPGYYLGKNNLDLISYQRPKNWGIKVAQVIDYDYQTKECKVKLSKEVKAGDGIEIWTKSGRNPGLILSKYDQITDDIIRFKISGRISSGDLVYRTSHQELLARLQESFQLKDTIKNLEIYGRFSAKLGESMKLKLWDQAGHYVESSSDFLPEEAKKRAIGAEDFQEQLEKLGNTPYQLGSLELDIDNNLFVPISKINELRRDAVEKLNQIRSKQFISTPRKNKLKIDRFKLKRGRRSTKKELSIYLKGSKEIEEILKQDIDRLYYDIRDVDLSNLDSLVKIVKEYKTELFIRLPQIARLEEIKELKKKLELLEKSKIDGYLVPQLGIAEMLKNTSKDLIADYPLNNFNSYTVKHWSDMKYKNVILSPELNLKEIKNIANYNNINKEVIIYGHLPMMITEYCAIASVHKGFDSDKDCNHECLTANYGLLDRKGMVAPIEADANTCRTIIYNSQPLYLVDHFDEIMNSGCQSYRLDFVLEDQEEIIEVIKAYKAKLNDPQVNSQFIKELSLKFKRKGYTTGHFYRGVE, encoded by the coding sequence ATGTATAATTATAGATCAAAACAAGTTGAGTTATTATCACCAGTAGGGAATTGGGATAGTTTATATGCTGCAGTACAGAATGGCTGTGATGCAGTTTATTTAGGTGGTAAAAGCTTTAATGCTCGTGAAAATGCCGATAATTTTAGTTTAGAAGAGTTGAAAGAGGTCTTTGATTATGCTCATATTCGTGGTGTGAAGGTTTATTTAACTGTAAATACTTTATATAAGGATAGTGAAGTTGCAGATGTACTTGAATTTATTGAAAAAATTTATCATTATGGGGTAGATGCAGTAATCCTGCAGGACTTAGGAGTAGCAAGATTAGTTAGTTTAAATTTTCCTGATTTAGAATTGCATGCAAGTACTCAATTGACCATACATAATTTAGAAGGAGCAAGATACTTAGAAGAATTAGGATTCTCTAGAGTTGTAGTGGCAAGAGAACTATCTATTCCTGAGATCAAGGAGATAGCAGAAGGGAGCAATTTAGAAGTAGAGTCTTTTGTTCATGGAGCTTTATGTATATCTTATTCTGGACAATGTTTAATGAGTAGTTTAATTGGTGGAAGAAGTGGAAATCGTGGCCGTTGTGCTCAGCCTTGTCGTTTGCCCTATACTCTAGTTGATCTAGAGAATGAAGGCGTAGTTAGTGAAGAATTTACTAAGAAGCATTTATTAAGCCCTAAAGATATTAATACATTAGAGATTATACCTGAGTTAATAGATGCGGGTATTAGCTCTTTTAAGATTGAAGGTAGAATGAAAAGAGCCGAGTATACTGCATTAATAACAGAAAAGTATAGAAAATATCTTGATCAATCTTTGGCAGTTCAAGAAACTAAGTATCAAGTTAAGGAAGAAGACCAAGAAGAAGTTAAGCAGATATTTAATCGTGGAGGATTTATTCCAGGCTATTATTTAGGCAAGAATAATTTAGATTTAATAAGTTATCAGCGCCCTAAAAATTGGGGGATCAAAGTTGCTCAGGTAATAGATTATGATTATCAAACTAAAGAATGTAAAGTTAAGTTGTCTAAAGAAGTTAAGGCTGGAGATGGAATTGAAATTTGGACCAAATCAGGAAGAAATCCTGGGCTAATATTATCAAAATATGATCAAATTACCGATGATATAATCCGCTTTAAGATTAGTGGAAGAATAAGCAGTGGAGATTTAGTTTATCGAACTTCGCACCAGGAATTATTGGCTAGATTGCAAGAAAGCTTTCAATTAAAAGATACTATAAAAAATTTAGAAATTTATGGTCGCTTTTCAGCTAAACTAGGAGAAAGTATGAAATTAAAGTTGTGGGATCAAGCTGGTCATTATGTTGAAAGTAGCAGTGACTTTCTGCCAGAAGAAGCTAAAAAGCGTGCTATAGGGGCTGAAGACTTTCAAGAACAACTTGAAAAGTTAGGTAACACCCCTTATCAATTAGGAAGTTTAGAATTAGATATTGATAATAATTTATTTGTTCCTATTTCTAAAATAAATGAATTGCGCCGTGATGCAGTAGAAAAGTTAAATCAAATCAGAAGTAAACAATTTATCTCAACTCCTAGAAAGAATAAGCTTAAGATAGATAGATTTAAATTAAAGAGAGGAAGAAGATCAACTAAGAAGGAATTGTCTATTTATCTTAAAGGAAGCAAAGAGATAGAAGAAATATTAAAGCAAGATATAGATAGATTATACTATGATATTAGAGATGTTGATCTTTCTAATTTAGATAGTTTAGTTAAAATAGTTAAGGAATATAAGACAGAATTATTTATTAGATTACCACAGATAGCTCGTTTAGAAGAAATAAAAGAGCTTAAAAAGAAACTTGAGCTATTAGAAAAGTCTAAGATTGATGGTTATCTCGTTCCTCAATTAGGTATAGCAGAAATGTTGAAAAATACATCTAAAGATTTAATTGCTGATTACCCTCTGAATAATTTTAATAGTTATACAGTTAAGCATTGGTCAGATATGAAGTATAAAAATGTTATTTTATCTCCAGAGTTGAACTTAAAAGAGATTAAAAATATTGCTAACTATAATAATATAAATAAGGAAGTTATTATTTATGGTCATTTACCAATGATGATTACTGAGTACTGTGCTATTGCAAGTGTACATAAAGGATTTGATTCTGATAAAGATTGTAATCACGAATGTTTAACAGCAAATTATGGACTTTTAGATCGTAAAGGAATGGTAGCTCCTATTGAAGCAGATGCAAATACTTGCCGAACTATTATTTATAATAGTCAACCACTATATTTAGTAGATCACTTCGATGAGATTATGAATTCAGGTTGTCAAAGTTATCGTTTAGATTTTGTCTTGGAAGATCAAGAGGAGATCATTGAAGTAATTAAGGCTTATAAAGCAAAGCTAAATGATCCTCAAGTTAATTCTCAATTCATCAAAGAATTAAGTCTTAAATTTAAACGTAAAGGTTATACTACTGGTCATTTTTATCGGGGAGTTGAATAA
- a CDS encoding CHASE2 domain-containing protein, which yields MKIRKKKLILLSVIITALTILIFLSGILNSVELLTYDYRVLINSLLTPNTQDKIVIVKIDQKSLYEIGEWPWSRDIHAKLIEELNKAGAAIVGFDIFFDLPTEEKIDNLFVNRIKKAENVVLPYILNLKTIRDYNFLIGLFSNEKIKVDEIKYPLELFRKEVGALGYLNLVQDKDGKIRRVRYISNQHTPFSFELARQYSGRNKDLIREEPLINFHYRNDYFEEISYGEVLNHNFPSVFFENKIVLIGATDDTLRDYLMTPMVSAKGYLPGVMIHAEIIDNYLENSFFYELDRYKVIILISFFTFIIVWIYGKLTPLQSIIFTLLVCIFISIVGFLFLFKLNIFLPIVPFILIMIFSFIAINLLSYLQSEQNREHLEEIFSRYLSPKVIQKVIRLGDKDYLAGERRDITVIFIDLVDFTSFSEKNSPTEVVGMLNKYFSIIVEETFKLEGTLDKFLGDGAMVFFNAPSKQDDHAELALILAQRLQRRISQNLRLPLEISIGINTGQAIVGNIGSTKRSDYTAIGDVVNTASRIEGLAGAGEIIVGEKTYQLIKYKYKVELKKNIKLKGKINKSNLYKIIAEKGSDGD from the coding sequence TTGAAGATAAGAAAGAAAAAGTTAATATTATTATCAGTTATAATTACAGCTCTAACTATTTTAATTTTTCTATCTGGAATACTAAATAGTGTAGAGCTACTTACATATGATTATAGGGTATTAATTAATAGTTTGCTTACTCCAAACACTCAAGATAAAATAGTAATTGTAAAAATAGATCAAAAATCTTTATATGAAATAGGAGAATGGCCTTGGTCGAGGGATATTCATGCTAAATTGATTGAAGAGCTTAATAAAGCAGGAGCAGCAATTGTTGGATTTGATATTTTTTTTGATCTGCCTACCGAAGAGAAAATTGATAATCTATTTGTGAATAGAATCAAGAAAGCTGAGAATGTTGTGTTACCTTATATACTAAACTTAAAGACTATTAGAGATTATAATTTTTTGATAGGTCTATTTTCTAATGAGAAGATTAAGGTTGATGAAATCAAATATCCTTTAGAACTTTTTAGAAAAGAGGTAGGAGCCTTGGGATATCTGAATTTAGTTCAAGATAAGGATGGTAAGATTAGACGTGTCAGATATATTTCTAATCAGCATACTCCTTTTTCTTTTGAATTAGCTAGACAATATTCTGGTAGAAATAAAGATTTAATTAGAGAAGAGCCATTAATTAATTTTCATTATCGCAATGATTATTTTGAAGAAATTTCATATGGTGAGGTTTTAAATCATAATTTCCCATCAGTTTTTTTTGAGAACAAAATAGTTTTAATAGGTGCCACTGATGACACCTTAAGAGATTATTTAATGACTCCTATGGTTAGTGCCAAAGGATATCTTCCAGGGGTTATGATCCATGCTGAGATTATAGACAATTATCTTGAAAATTCTTTCTTTTATGAACTTGATAGATATAAAGTAATTATACTAATTTCTTTCTTTACCTTTATAATTGTTTGGATTTATGGAAAATTAACTCCTTTACAAAGTATAATTTTTACTTTGCTAGTCTGTATATTTATTTCTATAGTTGGATTTTTATTTCTATTTAAATTAAATATTTTTCTACCCATAGTACCTTTTATTTTAATTATGATTTTCTCTTTCATAGCAATAAACCTCTTGTCCTATTTGCAATCTGAACAAAATAGAGAGCACCTCGAAGAGATCTTTTCCAGATATTTATCTCCAAAGGTTATTCAAAAAGTGATTCGATTAGGAGATAAAGATTACTTAGCTGGTGAAAGAAGGGATATTACTGTTATATTCATTGATTTAGTTGATTTCACTAGCTTTTCTGAGAAGAATAGTCCTACAGAAGTAGTAGGTATGTTAAATAAATATTTTTCTATTATTGTGGAAGAAACTTTTAAGCTAGAAGGTACTTTAGATAAGTTTCTTGGTGATGGAGCTATGGTCTTTTTTAATGCACCAAGTAAACAGGATGATCATGCTGAATTAGCTTTAATTCTTGCTCAAAGATTGCAGCGAAGAATTAGTCAAAATTTGAGATTACCTTTAGAGATATCAATTGGTATTAATACAGGGCAAGCTATTGTAGGTAATATAGGTTCTACTAAAAGAAGTGATTATACAGCCATAGGTGATGTAGTGAATACTGCATCTAGAATTGAAGGTTTGGCTGGAGCTGGAGAAATTATAGTTGGAGAGAAGACCTATCAATTGATAAAATATAAATATAAGGTTGAATTGAAGAAGAATATTAAATTAAAAGGAAAGATAAATAAAAGCAACCTTTATAAAATAATAGCTGAAAAAGGGAGTGATGGTGATTAA
- a CDS encoding Crp/Fnr family transcriptional regulator: MSKKFLEQFFLFQEMNEKELEEIKKIVTKKVYKKNEIIFLEGDLGDSIYLVLDGLIKVFRTGSTGREKTLSLLGRGDFFGEMALLDNNFRSASVQAIKSSQVYIIDKVKFYKLLSDFPQIPLKIIVKLSQRLRKANNQIKNLTFKSVRDRLEVVLLELANRYGERRDEGLLISKKITHQELGNLVGTTRESITKLINEMVEEKKLLVKNRYLILLDFDK; the protein is encoded by the coding sequence GTGTCGAAAAAGTTTTTAGAACAATTCTTTCTTTTTCAAGAGATGAATGAAAAGGAACTAGAAGAAATAAAAAAGATAGTCACAAAAAAGGTATATAAGAAAAATGAGATTATCTTCTTAGAAGGGGATTTAGGAGATAGCATTTATCTTGTTTTAGATGGACTAATAAAGGTTTTTAGAACTGGATCAACGGGTAGGGAAAAGACTTTAAGCTTATTAGGAAGAGGAGATTTTTTTGGAGAAATGGCGCTTCTTGATAATAATTTTCGCTCAGCTTCGGTACAGGCAATTAAATCTTCTCAAGTATACATTATTGATAAAGTGAAGTTTTATAAATTACTTAGTGATTTTCCACAAATTCCTTTAAAAATTATAGTTAAATTATCTCAGAGGTTGCGTAAAGCTAATAACCAAATAAAGAACCTTACGTTTAAATCTGTCAGAGATCGTTTAGAGGTAGTGTTATTAGAATTGGCTAATAGATATGGTGAAAGAAGAGATGAGGGGCTATTGATTAGTAAAAAGATTACTCATCAAGAATTAGGTAATTTAGTTGGGACAACTAGAGAGAGTATTACCAAGTTAATAAATGAAATGGTAGAAGAGAAGAAGTTATTGGTTAAGAATAGATATCTGATTTTATTAGATTTTGATAAATAA
- a CDS encoding DUF4382 domain-containing protein — MTKKKIVFLIAVLTLALAITACSDGGSSTLTNGSGELALSLADAPVNNVAEVNVTLDEVQVSRLEDDQVVWETINDFSDLGGEATFDLLTLRFDEELLGQEMLSAGNYNQIRLIVAADQQDRSKAKNTGKSYIVYNDGTETDIFIPSGTQTGLKINHDFTIEDGKITRLLLDADVSKIMHSAGKSGKIILRPTAIKIIDKVISGDIEGRVVADTDGDGTTEAISGYDVLVEAWSNDTKVASTVATVSDIKDEETGEVIKEAGSFLLRGLEEGSYSIKIKVVDGEGNEVLIDTDGDGSKDSALYQLTTTNSTNVVAEEVTTLETITLEKTIVNDSTDTDNTTSDSTN, encoded by the coding sequence ATGACAAAGAAAAAAATAGTATTTTTAATCGCTGTACTAACATTGGCTTTAGCAATTACAGCTTGTAGTGATGGGGGGAGTAGTACTCTTACTAATGGTAGTGGTGAATTAGCACTATCACTAGCTGATGCACCTGTAAATAATGTAGCAGAAGTAAATGTAACTCTTGATGAAGTACAAGTAAGTCGTTTAGAAGATGACCAAGTGGTTTGGGAAACAATCAATGATTTCTCTGATCTTGGTGGAGAAGCTACCTTTGACTTATTGACATTACGCTTTGATGAAGAATTATTAGGACAAGAGATGCTGTCAGCTGGGAATTATAATCAAATTAGATTAATTGTAGCTGCAGATCAACAAGATAGATCAAAAGCTAAAAACACTGGTAAATCATATATTGTTTACAATGATGGTACTGAAACTGATATCTTCATTCCTAGTGGAACTCAAACTGGTCTAAAAATCAATCATGACTTCACTATTGAAGATGGTAAGATTACTAGATTATTATTAGATGCTGATGTAAGCAAGATTATGCATAGTGCAGGAAAAAGTGGAAAGATAATCTTAAGACCTACTGCTATTAAAATCATAGACAAGGTTATTTCTGGTGATATTGAAGGAAGAGTAGTTGCTGATACCGATGGTGATGGGACTACAGAAGCTATTAGTGGATATGATGTGCTAGTTGAAGCCTGGAGCAATGATACTAAAGTTGCTTCAACAGTTGCTACTGTTTCAGATATAAAAGATGAAGAAACAGGCGAAGTTATTAAAGAGGCTGGTTCTTTCCTATTAAGAGGACTTGAGGAAGGATCTTATAGCATCAAGATTAAAGTAGTTGATGGAGAAGGAAATGAAGTTCTCATAGATACTGATGGAGATGGAAGTAAAGATAGTGCTTTATATCAACTTACTACTACTAATTCTACTAACGTAGTAGCTGAAGAAGTTACAACTTTAGAAACAATAACCTTAGAAAAGACAATTGTTAATGATAGCACTGATACTGATAATACAACTTCAGATTCTACAAATTAA
- a CDS encoding SPFH domain-containing protein, giving the protein MLNNLFMFIGSLLIIGGLGMGLSNYLSREKKFSIIVAVFLAVLGIVFLFFDGTYFYAEPGYSYLVQYPTGRQVAVTQPGYHMKWWGNLIPFRKVVTVKFDTIRNSEFSGMEAPYKIRFIDAVTADVKASFRFRLPNNAEKFRKIAVDYRSQENLVLSSLVPSTKEVLRNSARILSAQEYISGKGGEFENAVMDQLQNGIYTLEIEEKEIEDEKIEEVVGARKIGKGKVVKYDVQIKRRNGEIIRKKHSILDYGITVVQSTIESVDPEKRFKEMLGQQRDAAAQASIEKEKAKQAEYRKQRIIAEGEAEKAQIQVEQEKEQIKRIVSAETQKKQAKIEAERRQIEKEILIKTREAELRAAELEAKAIKLRADALAYEKEKIMKADGALEKKLQAWIEVNKIYAESLTGAKLVPDIVMDSGNSTGGSSSAMDILELLKVKTAKDLQLNFKVGE; this is encoded by the coding sequence ATGTTAAATAATTTATTTATGTTTATTGGATCTTTGCTAATAATTGGAGGTTTAGGAATGGGACTTAGCAATTATCTTAGTAGAGAAAAGAAGTTTAGTATAATTGTTGCTGTATTTTTAGCTGTCTTAGGTATTGTGTTCTTATTTTTTGATGGTACATACTTTTATGCAGAACCTGGATATAGTTACTTAGTTCAATATCCAACTGGAAGACAAGTGGCAGTTACACAGCCTGGCTATCATATGAAATGGTGGGGGAATTTGATTCCCTTTAGAAAAGTAGTAACTGTAAAGTTTGATACTATTAGAAATAGTGAGTTTAGTGGAATGGAAGCACCTTATAAGATTAGGTTTATTGATGCAGTTACTGCTGATGTGAAGGCTTCTTTTAGATTTAGATTGCCTAATAATGCTGAAAAATTCAGAAAGATTGCTGTTGATTATCGTAGTCAAGAAAATTTAGTCTTAAGTTCTTTAGTTCCTAGTACAAAAGAGGTATTAAGGAATTCAGCTCGGATATTATCTGCTCAAGAATATATTTCTGGAAAAGGTGGTGAGTTTGAAAATGCAGTAATGGACCAATTACAAAATGGAATATATACATTAGAAATTGAAGAGAAAGAGATAGAAGATGAAAAGATTGAAGAGGTAGTTGGAGCTAGAAAGATAGGAAAAGGGAAGGTTGTAAAATATGATGTTCAAATTAAGAGAAGAAATGGAGAAATAATTCGTAAGAAACATTCTATATTGGATTATGGTATTACAGTAGTTCAATCTACCATTGAATCTGTTGATCCAGAGAAGAGGTTTAAAGAGATGTTAGGGCAACAAAGAGATGCAGCTGCACAGGCAAGTATTGAAAAGGAGAAAGCAAAACAAGCAGAATATAGGAAGCAAAGGATAATTGCAGAAGGTGAAGCAGAGAAAGCACAAATTCAAGTAGAACAAGAGAAGGAGCAGATAAAAAGAATTGTTTCTGCCGAAACTCAGAAAAAGCAAGCCAAAATAGAGGCTGAAAGAAGGCAGATTGAAAAAGAAATTTTGATTAAAACAAGAGAAGCAGAACTAAGAGCTGCTGAATTAGAAGCAAAAGCGATAAAATTAAGAGCAGATGCTTTGGCTTATGAAAAAGAAAAGATTATGAAGGCAGATGGTGCGTTAGAGAAGAAATTACAGGCTTGGATTGAGGTCAATAAAATTTATGCTGAATCTTTAACAGGAGCTAAATTAGTTCCAGATATAGTAATGGATAGTGGTAATTCTACTGGAGGTAGTTCCTCTGCTATGGATATTTTAGAGTTGTTAAAGGTAAAGACAGCTAAAGATTTACAATTGAATTTTAAGGTAGGAGAATAA
- a CDS encoding BamA/TamA family outer membrane protein, producing the protein MKKYIKILTVLVMVVVLNLIVSDLSVVHAEETLKLESEKTLFDKVKDLYQADQEAESRNLPFIYYINEAGFMIGDFYYDTNLFNNGTTLTSVLMYAPESGMITSFNDLKDYPLADKLTLGGRLKIIKYNDIKNGAIGNDSSDEEIPEEYMDMLEELQIIKTKIANGTATSEDMQRALEIQNTIDRDKLDGYQLYHGWNNSLALNLTYDINENNAIIGEYNYEELESQVKDYKSDTISLAWENKEVDNKNNPRSGHRVITKVKKSLDLLGHDSHNNWDYTKYTLDARKYFPVFKKSTFAVRMRTQSTTGEKRIDEERTRLLRFQTGNENAVVSTYAPFFDMALLGDLDTMKGYNYYRFYDNNSVLYQAELRVPMDHILTGLQGNLFFEAGRVSDNFNRELFTEDMHYSGGLGIRYFFNEDVIVRTDIGYSEEAVQFRMNIGQTF; encoded by the coding sequence ATGAAAAAATACATAAAAATATTAACAGTATTAGTTATGGTAGTAGTTTTGAATCTAATAGTTTCAGATTTATCAGTTGTACATGCTGAAGAAACATTAAAATTAGAAAGTGAAAAGACATTATTTGATAAGGTTAAAGATCTTTATCAAGCTGATCAAGAAGCTGAAAGCAGAAATTTACCATTTATTTATTATATTAATGAAGCAGGGTTTATGATCGGAGATTTCTATTATGATACCAACTTATTCAATAATGGAACAACATTAACTTCTGTGTTGATGTATGCTCCAGAGAGTGGGATGATTACCTCTTTTAATGACTTAAAAGATTATCCACTAGCAGATAAGTTAACTCTAGGTGGAAGACTTAAAATAATCAAATATAATGATATTAAAAATGGAGCTATTGGTAATGATAGCTCAGATGAAGAGATTCCAGAAGAATATATGGATATGTTAGAAGAATTACAAATAATTAAGACTAAGATTGCAAATGGAACAGCAACTTCTGAAGATATGCAAAGGGCATTAGAAATACAAAATACTATAGATAGAGATAAGTTAGATGGGTATCAATTATACCATGGGTGGAATAATAGTTTAGCTTTAAATCTGACTTATGATATTAATGAGAACAATGCTATTATTGGTGAATATAATTATGAAGAGTTAGAAAGTCAAGTTAAGGATTATAAATCTGATACTATCTCATTAGCATGGGAGAATAAAGAGGTCGATAATAAGAATAATCCAAGAAGTGGACATAGGGTGATTACCAAGGTGAAGAAGAGTTTAGACTTATTAGGCCATGATAGTCATAATAATTGGGACTATACAAAGTATACTTTAGATGCTAGAAAGTATTTCCCAGTATTTAAGAAGTCAACCTTTGCAGTTAGAATGAGAACCCAATCTACTACAGGAGAAAAAAGAATAGATGAAGAGAGAACTAGATTACTTCGATTCCAAACTGGTAATGAAAACGCAGTAGTTTCTACATATGCTCCATTCTTTGATATGGCATTACTTGGTGATTTAGATACTATGAAGGGATATAATTATTATAGATTTTATGATAATAACTCTGTCTTATATCAAGCAGAGTTAAGAGTTCCTATGGATCATATCTTAACTGGATTACAAGGAAATCTATTCTTTGAAGCTGGACGAGTAAGTGATAACTTTAATAGGGAGCTATTCACTGAAGATATGCATTATTCTGGTGGTTTAGGAATTAGATACTTCTTTAATGAAGATGTAATTGTTCGTACTGATATAGGTTATTCTGAAGAAGCGGTACAATTTAGAATGAATATTGGACAGACATTCTAA
- a CDS encoding FecR family protein, with the protein MVIKVIKGIILILIVVIFLSTVVVKSFAEDKIILNRIKGEVYYKKSSWFIFSSGWIRLKDSTNIKPGDLIKTSNGAKAEVTFANQAKVLIKSDSKLKLLKNKDKNINLKRVKLTIGEIIVKFIHEASGSTEFEVETPSAVAGVRGTLFSVKVNKEQEVQVLVDEGKVEVNNSAGRVLVRRGNMAKVSSLNNKVRLSKFTNKDKKEWNKEKKWIKETKEWSKEVKEKKKENARKNKNNQGNGKNIGKDNKDNSNKDNTKNNRNQDKNNNGNNDNKSRNNGNSGKSHTGSSNNGKSKGK; encoded by the coding sequence ATGGTGATTAAGGTAATTAAAGGTATTATATTGATTTTAATTGTTGTTATCTTCTTATCAACAGTAGTAGTTAAAAGCTTTGCTGAAGATAAGATTATATTGAATAGAATTAAAGGAGAGGTTTATTATAAGAAAAGTAGTTGGTTTATTTTTTCATCGGGATGGATTAGATTAAAAGACAGTACCAATATTAAGCCAGGTGATTTGATTAAAACTTCTAATGGAGCTAAGGCAGAGGTGACTTTTGCTAATCAAGCCAAGGTTCTAATTAAATCTGATTCTAAATTAAAATTGCTTAAGAATAAAGATAAAAATATAAACTTAAAGCGTGTTAAATTGACTATAGGAGAGATAATAGTTAAATTTATCCATGAAGCTTCTGGTAGTACAGAGTTTGAAGTCGAAACTCCTTCTGCAGTTGCTGGAGTGAGGGGAACTCTATTTTCTGTAAAGGTAAATAAAGAACAGGAAGTTCAAGTTCTGGTAGATGAAGGTAAAGTAGAGGTTAATAATTCAGCTGGAAGGGTATTGGTTAGAAGAGGAAATATGGCTAAGGTTTCTAGCCTAAATAATAAAGTTAGGTTAAGTAAATTTACTAATAAAGATAAGAAAGAATGGAATAAAGAGAAGAAGTGGATAAAAGAGACTAAGGAATGGAGCAAAGAAGTTAAGGAAAAGAAGAAAGAAAATGCTAGAAAAAATAAAAATAATCAGGGAAATGGAAAGAATATAGGCAAAGATAATAAAGATAATTCTAATAAAGACAATACTAAGAATAATAGAAACCAAGATAAGAATAACAATGGAAATAATGATAATAAAAGCAGAAATAATGGTAATAGCGGTAAGAGTCACACAGGTAGTAGTAATAATGGTAAGTCCAAAGGAAAGTAA
- a CDS encoding C-GCAxxG-C-C family protein — MKSRQVKAKDKFSSGFNCAQSVLLAFAEDLDLEEEVALKISSGFGAGMGRMQNTCGAVTGAFMVIGALNGQYKAEDKRAKEETHSLVRKFSEEFKGLNNTINCQELIGVNINTKAGMEEAKSKNLFSNKCGKYIEDAVKLLEDKYL, encoded by the coding sequence GTGAAAAGTAGACAAGTGAAGGCCAAAGATAAGTTTTCAAGTGGTTTTAATTGTGCCCAATCAGTTCTATTAGCCTTTGCTGAAGACTTAGATTTAGAAGAAGAGGTGGCATTAAAGATATCTTCAGGATTTGGAGCAGGTATGGGAAGAATGCAGAATACTTGTGGTGCAGTAACTGGAGCTTTTATGGTAATAGGTGCTTTAAATGGACAGTATAAGGCTGAAGATAAAAGAGCAAAAGAAGAAACTCATAGCTTAGTAAGAAAATTTAGTGAAGAGTTTAAAGGACTTAATAATACAATTAATTGTCAAGAATTGATAGGAGTAAATATAAATACTAAAGCAGGAATGGAAGAAGCTAAGTCAAAGAATTTATTTAGCAATAAATGTGGGAAATATATTGAGGATGCAGTCAAATTGCTTGAAGATAAATATCTATAA